The Ananas comosus cultivar F153 linkage group 4, ASM154086v1, whole genome shotgun sequence region GCCCAAGAGGGGCCTGAAGAGCGAGCTGGTCAAAGGTCAGGCACTCTCCCCCGGCATTGACGatcctcgccctcgccgtctCTGTGAACCTCAGAGCCGTCACCTTCATCGCCGGCACCTCGTAAACCCTCTTGTCATCGGTCACCGTCCCCACAATCACGGCGATCTTACCCTCCTAATTTTAGGAAAAACAGAAcaaaaaagttgaaaacaatCAGATCCTTGTCACTAAGCTGAAAGAGATGATAGAAAAGCTGAGGCATTAGAGACCAAAACCTTTCCACTCATGAAGTTGACGAGCCTCCTGAGGGAGATCGGAGGCTTATTGGTCCTGCTCATGAAGAGCCTTTTCAAAATCACCGCATTAAACTTGCTCCCCGTCCTACGAACCAAAAACCTATAAAGCTGATACAACAATGGATCCGAAAGAGTTGTTAAAAACCTATCAAATCCGATTCAAAATGGAAAGAGAGATCACATCTACAACAAAAGCCCATCGGATCTGCGTGAGATCTCACCTTCACGAGAAGCTTGAGGTAAACATCGTCGGATTTGGGCGCCGTGCGCCTCGCCTTCTTGCTCCTTCCTCCGGCGACGAGATCGATACCCTACGAATAAGAAGAAGAACCGATCGAACAAGGTGAGTAGAAGCGAAATAGAGTAAGAGGAGAAAGAATTTCGATTAGACGGATTACCATGGCGATCGGTTAGCGATGCCCTTCTCCTCCTTCGCTGCGGCGGTTCCTTCTCCTCTTTCGACTTCTAGGGTTTTGGACTGCTTGCGGGGTTTCGTATTTATAGGAGAGGGTGAGGTGCAGGCCGTGCCGGATCAAAACGGGCAAGAGTAATctcggcccggcccggcccggattATAATCCGGGTCTCTCCATGCCGGGCCGGATCTATGAAGCCTGCGACCCAGTACGGCTCTCTGGCTCAGAAGGCAAGGACCGGGCCGTGCTTCGAGCCGGTCCtttaaatctttaaaatttttttaaaataatataatttgaaaatatgaaggttaaattttctatttaaatttatattttgatacaaaaaactttaatatttataacagataattataaaataacgaatatttaattttttttaaaaaaaataatttttttgagaaaagatgaGACCGGAGGAtaggcccagcacggccctaaaggccgggccgggccgacACGGCAGCTAAGCACCGTGCCATGTTGCAGCCCGGCCCGAAGTTGCACCGTGCCATGTACCAGTGGAATGTTGTAACCACGATCGGAGCGAGCTAATGGTAGTGGATCGGGTAGATCGGGTCCGAACCCACAGGAGTCCAAAATGTACTCGAATTGAGCATAAATGCGTGCCGATGAATAGCGAATCCGGGTTACGTAATGCTTCCCCGTTAGCACTTGATTTCACCTATTAGGGTCTTTCTAAAGGTGTGTTAAACACTGAATATTTAAAAGCTATTTCTATCTCTCCAGAATCTTTAATTTCGAATTGAGAGATTGACATACAATTTTTACTTAAATCCACCTGCgtgatttttagaaaaataaaacttcgTCGTCATTACCGAAGATCTCTCACTGTCCCCTGTTCCCTaagcaaaataaaaagttttcgaAAACTCAACTAAGCATAAATTATTGCTCATTCAAGCAAAATATCAATTACTCAAGAAAATTGAACCAACATATATCAAGATCAAATTTCATTTTTCACTTtcatataaatatgtatacaaATGTCTGCTGAATGCATAGACAAATTGGTTATTTTGCTGCTTTCCAACAACAAAACATATCTACTTTCGCCTTTATTTCAGAAAAGCTTCTTTCTAGTTGAATAATCACTAGCTTCAGGAGCCAAACTTTTTCAGAATTTTTAACTCAATTGGGCTATTTTTATCTGAATCATCTCATGTGTAACAAAAGCAGCTCCGGCTTTTCGATCAGAAGCTTCCACTCGTTACAGAACCTAGCAACTGTGGCTCCATCTACTACTCTATGATCAGCCCCGATAGTCACCTGCACGCGAATAAATCACTGTTAAACGCGATGATTTTGCATCGACAAATGTTGCAAAAGTATGCTTAATTGGATTTTCATGATGTGAATTTATGAAAGCCATACGTCAATGTTTACATACAAGATATGTCGACGTCTAGCTAAGGTGGTCAAGTCATAATAACCCAAAATATGACAGCTTACATTGGTTACAGAAGCAGGATATATAGtttcgtcatcatcatcataacgGGGAAGTTTATGAATCCGTCCAATTGCAATAATGGCCACTTCAGGTAAGTTAAGAAGTGGAGATCCGAACTTTCCACCGATGGCTCCGATGTTGCTCAATGTTATTGTTCCCCCAGTAATATCTTCAGAGCTTAGCTTGTTATTTGATGCCAACAGCTGTAGCCGCGACAATTCCTTCGTGATCTGATTGCAGAATGGCCATGATTAAATCAATTCTTGCATGCATTACAGCAAAATAATAAGTGTATCTTTAGAATAAAGCTGACCTCCAATACTGATAATGATTGAACCTTCTTTATGTTCGGCACAACTAAACCATAAGGAGTGGCCATCGCAACTCCAATATTGTGCCAACCTACATAAATAAGACAGTATAATCGAAATTCTGTACATAAGAGATATTCTGCAGTGATAGCAATAGTTGTGGCATCATACGAAGCATAAAATTCCTTCAACTCCgcgaattaattttatatagatgtCACTATgaaataatagtaaacaaaattttgaacaaCATGAAATTCAAAGGAGATCCCCAAGAAACTGGTTGAATTAGTAGTGAAATTCTCTTATAATAGATAAAATCAAATGAAAGCAAGTTGCATTTCTTTATGTTGAAACCTAAAAAGAATATAAGAGATACCTTTAACGATAACTTCATTGGCTTCCTCATGGAAGGAGCTATTCAACAGAGGATATTTACTCAAAGCCGCTGAGAGAGCCTTTATGAGGAAAGGAAGAAATGTGTGCTTGACATTTTGATCTGTATTTCCACTTTGGAATGCAGCCTTAAGATCTACAAGAGCATCGCAGTTTATTTCTTCTAGGTAATGAAAATGGGGTACTTTTGCAGCCATGCTCATTGATTTGACCATCGATCTCTGATATCCCCTGAAATGTTAAACATTCTCTTCAATTCTACTAGCGCTTAAGTTTTCTCTAAACTGGAACAAGATCCATATAAAAGGCCCAAGaaataatttatcataaattatAAGGGACCAAATgcataaatcaaaattaaggGTTTTCACATataaatatccctgcaaaatcatctatttacataataaaaaattttacaacttTGTGTTTAAGAAAACTCTGTTATTTCCTGGTGCTCAATTTATAGGACATTGTTCAATGTAGCAAGATTGGAAAAGGAGTTCAATTGATAGGACATTGTTCGGTGTAGCAAGATTGGAAAAGTAGTTTCTCTTGTCAGAAGCCATGGCTCTAGCCATTATCTTAGCAGTATTATGTTGATTTTCAGTATAATCTGATACAAGTATAAACAATTACCTGAGAGGAATCGTCTTATCTTCATAATGTTGATTTTCgacaaaattcatatttaatgtTTTCCCATTGTTCAGTAGCTCAAGTTCATCTTCATCAATAATAGTTCGTGAAATTGAAGGTGGTTCTTGGCTTGTAATCTTGCTAGAAACAAAATTCAGAATATCTTCTTTCAAAACCCTTCCATCTTTTCCTGTTCCACGAATATCATTTATGTTTATACCATGCTGCTTTGCTAGGTGCCTAACGGCAGGTGTAGCTAAAATTCCCCCAACAATCTCTTCTTCTGCATCTGATGAGCTTTCACAATCTACTCCAGCAAAATCAGAGACAGATGTCAAAGGACTTTGAGTGTCTAAAGAGCTTGGAGTGTCTTCAACAAGAATCTTCAATAAAGTCTCACCAACCTACGAAAATCACACTATGTAGCCTCAGGATCTTTCCGCTACAATAGCTAttcaaaaagtaaattaaataataactCTTGTCTGCTTGaagtcattaaattttaaaagaccCTTCTCTCTATATTCGAAAGACAGGACAGATGTAAATGAACAAAACATTTTatgtatttaaagtttcatatcggCATATCCTGAGCTACTGTAAAGCTGCTTGAAGTGCTTGCATATATGCCAAAATATGTGCAAGAAAAATAATGCGCATATTTCATATGCCCTTAAAGAAATTATGAACTTCTCCTCACAGAACTTTATAAAATCTCCTGGATTCCAAAGATCTTATTGAATGGTTCAACAATTAGTGCAGAAaacagcttctttttttttctttttttttttttgagagagagagataggtagcacgctacccgcttcgtttatttcatttagaaataaacttagctggaaatatgaatcaactaggattcgaacttgggtctcgggtaccaaccaccaagccctttgccacttcctctagggacggtcggtaaaacaGCTAATTTTTAAGCACAATAGTCACTAACTATTGTATAGTATAGGCCAATATCTTCTTAACCAAGCCTTATTACACACAAGGGTAACTCAGTGATACGAAGGATACCTAAGAACAAATGATTTTTTGGCTGTCAAAGTAACATAAATAGTGAAATGAAACAAAGTATACAAAGAAATTGTTCTATATCTAATAAATATCTGTCACAGATAAGCTCATGCAGCAGTACCTTCACTATATCACCGGGAACAAAAAGAATTTGAAGGACTTTTCCTTTGAAGCGGCTTGTAATTTCAATAGTGGCTTTGTCACTTTGtacctcacaaagcctttgaAATTCTTCCACTTGATCACCCTGCCATTGGACATTCTATTAATATCTAACAACCACCCTGTGAACAATTATATAGTTGAGAAAGAATCAGTATAACTGAACTTtcaattcaaacaaagaaaCAGTATGTTTGGTCTGACGAGAACTATGTAGTGGAAAATCCAATTTGACACTAGAAGCCTAAGTAGGCTTCTTGACCACAAAAGTGGAATATCCgaattgaagcttctgcttttggctTAAAGCCAACGTGCTGAGGGGTTTAGGCAGACAGGAAAGATTTAGGAGTCTTTTTTGAGTACAGCAATTTACAAAGTCATAACAACATTTCGAACTGAATCCTTTTTAACAGTTTCACACTAGAGCAGGCACAAAAGCAGCAAATTGGAGCATTCTTTTTGGTTCAGAAGCCTATTTTGATTTGGTTGTTAACCAAAAGCTTTTGGCCATCCTGTTGCCGCCACCTCTACTTCTCAAATATAGAAGTTGTACGACAAATATTGGGTGAAGCGCATGGCTTGGGAAGCTCTACTCAATGACCACTTCTAAAGAATCGCTACTAtgaccaaacaggccctaagtaTGATCTGTGCAGCCGCATTTTGCATGTCAAATTGCTTTAACATTACCATTTATTTGTGCTATGCTATTTCCTCATATTATTTTCTCTGccaacgtaaaaaaaaaaaaaagatttttatgCACCTTACGCTTATAACCAACCACACAGCATTCATACTCAACAAATCAATACtcaattcacaaaaaaaaaagaaaaagcaaaccACAATCACCTCTCACCGTAAATTACTCCATCAAATAAATTTCTACAAGACCCAAACCGTAAATTgatcataaaaaaaatcaaagaaaaatctTTCTCACCTCCTCGACGAACCACTTGAGGAGCTCGCACTCGGCGATGCCCTCGCCTGTTTGCGCCAGAGGCACCTCCACAACTCCACCAGTGGGCACATCAACCCACGCTTGGCTTGAAAACCACCTCATCGCCTTCCCCAAACCACATCGACCGATCAACTACACCGAGAAAAAGGATCAGATACAATGGGCCAAAACCCCAATCCAAACAAAAGCCATTTCTCAATTTCTCATAAAAATCGAAAAGCAACGATGTAATTGGGAGAAGAGCTCACTGAACCGGAGCATGGAGGGAAAGTGGGCGAGATCGGAGCGGCGCcgaggggagagagaggaagaagacgagaGAAACCGAAACGCGGCGGAACCGATTCGGAAGAAGGGGCTTTGGTGGAGATCGCGGCGCCGCAGAGCGGGGGAAGCGGCCGAGGGTGACGAACAGTTCGAGCGAGGCGCCTCCACGCCATTGGAGACGCGGGGAAGTatcgcttcttcttcttcctcctcttgcGTTCGGTGACGAGTTCGATTTTGGTAGTTCTCTTGTTGGAGTGGAGTagcggagagagagaaagagagatagagagagagagagagaagggttggGACCCTTTTAAAAGCTCCGATGACGAGGATTAGCATGGGACTTCAGATAAACAGTAGTGAGGTGGTTCCTACGTATTCGCTAAAGTAGACCCCAGAGTGTACCCAAAACCCACTACCcaattaattagtattttatttagGAAAATGTTACATATGCACTCCTATAAATGTGTAAATCTTAGACCCTTTATATACTAGagtttagaaaattaatttgaattcttaattttagaagaaattaataaaattagcGGATACTGGATAcaaagagtgtaaaatttatacgtAAATATTAGGTATAAAGATAGTGTTTCTCTTTCGAAGAAAGAATGTAGTGAGGGCAGTACCTAACATGTAAATGTCTATCTATCATTTATGTGGATCTAATGCATACAAATAATCACTATGAGAACAATTGATGAAATAATCTTATACTAGAAACTGTCCTCACCAAATTTTTATGTTACAACTTGAGTTCAAATTGCAATAAGCGTCTCTCGTTACATTGTGATCTACACACACCTCGAGAGAAAAATATCCAACTAACTTGTGACTGATAAATTAGTATACCTTCGAACTTACACAGTTCGTTTTGGTTATTTTTGGTCCCTTTGATGGACTTAGCATTTTGCATATCCTGGCGCAAATTTTTATTCGTTATTTGAATCCAACCATCCTGATCGAAGGAAATATAATTATAGTTGCCCACAAATAACAGAAGTGCAGGTAGGAAGTTACAGTTTGGGGTACATTCTATCTTCAGCTTAGCAGAGGTAAAAATTCGGATAAGGAACGTGCACGGAAGTAAAAGACGACGCTGGACGTTCCTTTCTGCCGCCAAAAGAGTCCAAGACGGACCTAATTTTTAGGTACTAGAAAATCCACCGCGTGAGCTTTTAAAACAACGCAAACTCATGAAAAGAAGTTCATAAATTTTAGGTACCATAACTTAACTTACGGTATCGTATAATGTCCACACATTATAGCAACCATCAAGAAGTTCCAATGCTAACAACACTAGATAAAAGTGCCGTCGTTCAAAGCAGCTTCCGACGTAAAGCATTTCGTAAACTTCAGCTATAGCCTATAGATGCTAGTTCTTGCAGCCTGcatgaatataataaatattgagTGAGagcataatttttattttcggctGTTCACCAACAGTTAAACAATGATTTACCTACAAAATCTCTTCAAAATGTCATTCCAACGGTCCTAATGTGCTCATAGTTATTCGAGCCGCTCCATCTACAGCGGAAAGATAATGAGTTACCACACAAAAATAGCAAGAAAATTGTAATTGAAGGTTTCCATATAGTTATACTCGTAATATGAAGGGGGCAGTTATATGCGATCATCATTTTGCTGTTCACGAAGAGTTGTAATGCACAGATTAGATCCACCAAAGTGCTTCCAAAAAAGCTGGCACAAGGCATTTATAGTCGTTTGACAATTACCTCTCCCTAATCTTGTTGTGCAAAAtactgtagttttttttttttttcttcgagaAAGTAATTGTCTCTTTCATGTATaatgtaattaaaatttgataatttttgtATGTTTCTTTCATTGTGTGCCATGATGCAGTACGAATAGATTAAGATGTGTAAGAACTGTCCTATCTTACTACCATCTGAAAGACATCGAAACCTAGAATGTCACATCAATTTTCTGTCAGCAAACAGAATGAGCACAATGATGAATCAAGATGAGATATTGCATCAAGAAGAGATAAAGGATAGAAGCTACATACCTTCCACAGGCCATCATTTAGATAGTGCATGTTATCTACCCCAATTCCCTTATTAACGGTTCTACTGCAACATTTTAAAAGATGCATCGATCAAAGGCAAAGCACTTGAAATTGAAGAGAGCAGAATATGAAGTGCAAAGAGTAAAATTTCTTTTGACTTTTGAGCCAACAAATTAACAGCAATTTCTTGCACGAAAGAAATAACAATTCAACAGAGGAGCATCAATCACATATAGTTTCCAGCATAACTGTACCCTGATAACTAGTAATAAGTAAGCATGGAATGTGTAAAAATCATGGATTCATGTACTAATAAGAGATGTACTGCAGTAATTGAATCTGAACAACTCAGAACTTTATGATAGCAACTACATGAAAGTGAAGATCAACAGACTCTACCAAAATACTGTAGTGTAAGCTATTTTTCAGGTCTGTTAAATACGATGGCAAAAATGTACTTTTGGACCAAAAAATGTTGGTAGGGGTTACCATCAAAACTATAGGCACATTATATGTATCAATATAGTTGACATTAAAAGTACGACTCAAGACCTTATAAGCAACCCAACATGTATTGACTGAATGTTGGCATGCTTTGATTAAAAAACATTCTCTGATGAACTAACTCAAAACCCATCATAGGCATCTTACAGTCGACTAattctattcttttttatatCTCTTCAAG contains the following coding sequences:
- the LOC109708651 gene encoding lipoamide acyltransferase component of branched-chain alpha-keto acid dehydrogenase complex, mitochondrial isoform X2; amino-acid sequence: MRWFSSQAWVDVPTGGVVEVPLAQTGEGIAECELLKWFVEEGDQVEEFQRLCEVQSDKATIEITSRFKGKVLQILFVPGDIVKVGETLLKILVEDTPSSLDTQSPLTSVSDFAGVDCESSSDAEEEIVGGILATPAVRHLAKQHGININDIRGTGKDGRVLKEDILNFVSSKITSQEPPSISRTIIDEDELELLNNGKTLNMNFVENQHYEDKTIPLRGYQRSMVKSMSMAAKVPHFHYLEEINCDALVDLKAAFQSGNTDQNVKHTFLPFLIKALSAALSKYPLLNSSFHEEANEVIVKGWHNIGVAMATPYGLVVPNIKKVQSLSVLEITKELSRLQLLASNNKLSSEDITGGTITLSNIGAIGGKFGSPLLNLPEVAIIAIGRIHKLPRYDDDDETIYPASVTNVTIGADHRVVDGATVARFCNEWKLLIEKPELLLLHMR
- the LOC109708652 gene encoding 60S ribosomal protein L18-2 translates to MGIDLVAGGRSKKARRTAPKSDDVYLKLLVKLYRFLVRRTGSKFNAVILKRLFMSRTNKPPISLRRLVNFMSGKEGKIAVIVGTVTDDKRVYEVPAMKVTALRFTETARARIVNAGGECLTFDQLALQAPLGQNTVLLRGPKNAREAVKHFGKAPGVPHSHTKPYVRAKGRKFEKARGKRNSRGFRV
- the LOC109708651 gene encoding lipoamide acyltransferase component of branched-chain alpha-keto acid dehydrogenase complex, mitochondrial isoform X1 produces the protein MAWRRLARTVRHPRPLPPLCGAAISTKAPSSESVPPRFGFSRLLPLSPLGAAPISPTFPPCSGSLIGRCGLGKAMRWFSSQAWVDVPTGGVVEVPLAQTGEGIAECELLKWFVEEGDQVEEFQRLCEVQSDKATIEITSRFKGKVLQILFVPGDIVKVGETLLKILVEDTPSSLDTQSPLTSVSDFAGVDCESSSDAEEEIVGGILATPAVRHLAKQHGININDIRGTGKDGRVLKEDILNFVSSKITSQEPPSISRTIIDEDELELLNNGKTLNMNFVENQHYEDKTIPLRGYQRSMVKSMSMAAKVPHFHYLEEINCDALVDLKAAFQSGNTDQNVKHTFLPFLIKALSAALSKYPLLNSSFHEEANEVIVKGWHNIGVAMATPYGLVVPNIKKVQSLSVLEITKELSRLQLLASNNKLSSEDITGGTITLSNIGAIGGKFGSPLLNLPEVAIIAIGRIHKLPRYDDDDETIYPASVTNVTIGADHRVVDGATVARFCNEWKLLIEKPELLLLHMR